The Candidatus Palauibacter scopulicola region TATCGGCCGGTCTTCGGATCTGGGAACACCCGGACCCGATTCCGGCCCCATTCGCCGGCGCTGTACGAGCGCCGACTTCGTTTCGTGCGTGCCATCATTCGATTCCTCTCGTGATGGACCGCACGATCTGCGCGCTTGAAACCTCGCGGCGGGACGGCGTCTCCGCTAGACGGGCGGCGGACGGCGCGCCGGGCGCTGCGGCGTTCGGGTGGCAAGCGACTGGACGCCATCGTCAGCGGCTCGGACCTTGATCGCGATCCGGTCCCGGACGGCGCATCAGATACGGAGGCCGCGCGGTCTCGCGACGGCGGATGTCCCGAAATACTCGGCCAAGCGTGTCACTAGCACGTCGAGCCGCTCGATTCGCCGCTGCAAGACTTCGTTCTCCCCGCTCAGCCGCTCGACGTGCTGCCGCAAGGCTTCGTTCTCCCCGCCTTGCCGCTCGA contains the following coding sequences:
- a CDS encoding MbeD/MobD family mobilization/exclusion protein gives rise to the protein SMTALEEQLTRALRRLSAQYETEQRQQSGQVEALRRRVERQGGENEALRQHVERLSGENEVLQRRIERLDVLVTRLAEYFGTSAVARPRGLRI